The DNA segment CAACTTGTTCTAGAATATCATAACCCACGTCCAGAGAACAATCAGGAAGAACCTTCGTCTCACATCCAGAAAGAACAATTAAATTATAATGTTCTCGTGCACTGTCTATATCTTCCAGGTAGGAATTAAAGTCATAGCTTAAGTCTTTTCTAACGTGCTCGGTAAAAGCAACCAAAGGTATGCCTAGTTCTACTGCTTTTTTACAATATTCGTCTATTGAATTCTTACCATCGGTATAACTCGTGTGGATATGCCATTCCCCAGACATAAGATATTGTGAATATTTCTTCCATATTTTCATAGAAACCCCACATTACTTTCGTTATGAACTCCTATGCCTCCCCAATAACGGAAGATTTTTGTTCCCCAATTAACTCGAAAATCGGGGATCTCTTCATTCAAAGCGCGTTTAACAGCAGCATAAATAAGATTAGCTCCTGCAAAAGTTGAAAGTACCATTGTGCCCTGAACCCTTGGATTCGATTCTAACAATTTTGGATTGCCGTGATTATCCATTTTGAACTGGAAACCAAATACATAATCAAGTCCGGTGGCTTCGCTGAGTTTTTGCGTATTTGCAATGATATTTTCATGGTATTCAACTGTTCCATGAAATGTTATACCTGAACGGATAGCATCCCGTTTCCTTGGAACGATTGTATATTTCCGGGCCTTTAAAACGTCAACGCTATATTCAACGCCAGGCAAGTACTCCATTACCAGCAATGGAAAAAATTCAGATCCTAATATTTCATGAAGCTGATCCATTTTTACAAACAAAGATGTTGGTTTCTCTGAATAGAACATCTTTTTAAGATCAAGTGATTCGTTGATGATACGTACTCCTCTCATGCCATTGGATAGTGGAGGTTTGACAACAATTGGTATCTCAGGCCAACCTAGATCATATGCAGAGTTGACCAAAGAATCAAAATTATTTACAAGAGTATATTTTGCTGTTGGTACATCAATATGTTCAGCTAATTTCATCAATTTGAATTTATCGTTAGCGATAGAAATTGCACTGGCATCGGAAACAGCAATGGATGTTCCAAGACTAGAGAATAATGATCTTTTCTCAGCTAAAACAGATAATTCAGCGGTATTTTGAGGCAATAAAACATCTACACATTCCTGCTCACAGATTGAGAGCAATTGATCAAGATAACCCTTCTCAGAGGGTCTTGAGATGCAATAAAATTTATCACAAATATATTTTCCGATTACCTCCTGTTTAATATCAGTTCCAATTGTTCTTATAGTTCGATTGTCAAAATTTTGACTCAGAGAATAGAGAGTTCCCTTTATGCCTGGTGATCCCGCACCGGTAACAAGAACAGTTAAAGAATCCATCTTACAACCTCAAAAGCCTCGGCATATTCTGAATTACACTGGACTCCTCGTGTCCGTGCTAAACCATAAATAAATTCCTCTGAAAAATAGGATTTTTCTTTGATAAACTGTGATTTATAATTTTTTAGGATCTGATACTTTTTTTCGATTTGATTTTTATTTAATTTACTAAAGCATTGTGTGTTAAACATGACATGATTCCAAGGTAATTCATAACAGATAATGCTTGAAGAGGTCTTAAATGCCCGAATCATTTCGTGCGCAACAACTTGATGATCTTGGTGAAGATCATTGAGAGATGGACCAATAACAATATCAGGATTGTATTGATTCCTTGTTTGAACTAAATCTTCCAAAATATCCTGGCGATACTGATTGAGGTGCCGAACTTTAAAATCAAATATTTTGCAATTGTCTTTTTTAAGAGAGAGGTCTCTGGTTACACTGAGATATTCTGTTTTCAGTGTATCCTTTGGAAATCCTTTGGGTAAAGAATCTTCAGCAGTTGAGAATACAATCCAAAATATCTTATTACCCTTTTCAATGAGTTTTATAATTGTCCCTCCGCATCCCAGTTCTGCATCATCTGTATGAGGAGACAAGATTAAAATTTTCATGTTAATCCTCTATATTGAAACTTATTCTGAAAATCAGGGTTAGTCTTCATTATCTGTACACTTCTGGGACAATTCTCGATAAACCAAACCATAAAAGCTGTCACATCTATTTTGTCATTGATTAAGCAACTCCGTTTACACTGTCCCTTACTCTTTAAATTAAGATCTTGAAGAAGTTTAATTGCTTTTTGAATTGTTTCTTCATCACTCTCCGATGTCCAGAGCAAA comes from the Methanomicrobium sp. W14 genome and includes:
- a CDS encoding ATP-grasp domain-containing protein; translation: MDSLTVLVTGAGSPGIKGTLYSLSQNFDNRTIRTIGTDIKQEVIGKYICDKFYCISRPSEKGYLDQLLSICEQECVDVLLPQNTAELSVLAEKRSLFSSLGTSIAVSDASAISIANDKFKLMKLAEHIDVPTAKYTLVNNFDSLVNSAYDLGWPEIPIVVKPPLSNGMRGVRIINESLDLKKMFYSEKPTSLFVKMDQLHEILGSEFFPLLVMEYLPGVEYSVDVLKARKYTIVPRKRDAIRSGITFHGTVEYHENIIANTQKLSEATGLDYVFGFQFKMDNHGNPKLLESNPRVQGTMVLSTFAGANLIYAAVKRALNEEIPDFRVNWGTKIFRYWGGIGVHNESNVGFL
- a CDS encoding PIG-L deacetylase family protein — translated: MKILILSPHTDDAELGCGGTIIKLIEKGNKIFWIVFSTAEDSLPKGFPKDTLKTEYLSVTRDLSLKKDNCKIFDFKVRHLNQYRQDILEDLVQTRNQYNPDIVIGPSLNDLHQDHQVVAHEMIRAFKTSSSIICYELPWNHVMFNTQCFSKLNKNQIEKKYQILKNYKSQFIKEKSYFSEEFIYGLARTRGVQCNSEYAEAFEVVRWIL